The DNA sequence CGACGAAAAGTCGTCTGCGCCTCTCGCCACCGCAGAACGTCCCTTCTCGCCAGCCGACGCACGAGGGCGTCGACGTCCCCCATCCAGTTCGGAAGCGCCATCTGGTGGAGGCCACGTAAGAGCCTGCGCACGCACTCGCACGAAACCTCCGCCTTCTAGCCATATGACCGCGGCAGAAGCTGGCGAACTCGGCACAATGTCTTCGATTGGGGACGTCGAGGATCCGCCGCTTTCGATGCTTCCTGTGGGAGGGGAACCGACAACTGGTATGGCTGGCTCAGCTTCGTGCACGTTCTTCCTGCCATCAGTCCGAGGGCCTTGGCCCTGGTCGTGGGCGCTGTGGCGTTCATTTATGGCGGGATCAAATGTTTTTTTCCCATCGGCAATGGAGTAACTGCCGTAGTCCTCCAAGTGTCGACCACCTTCTTCATCCTGGACATCGGCGTCACGCAGCGTGAACACCAGGGCGATGGAAGTGGCCACCATCAGCGCCACGACTACGACCGACACCTGGACGAACCACATGGCGTACCTGCGAGACGTAAGCAAGCGCCCAACACTCGCCATTGTGACTGAGTATCTATGACTTATCCGCTTAGCACATGAAACTGGGTACGAGGCACCGTTTGGGTACTTTTACTTCTAGAGGGCAGTGAGAAAGAACGTTCGTTTAAATATGGGCATGCACACCTGAAAGAACGCGAGCTGGCCAAAAGAATCGAAACCTTGCACTTACCCGCCTCTGATGGCTTGCGTTTTTTCTAGGGACGCTGAGATCAATTGATTGATCAACACCTTACGCCAACACCAGCAAGGCTTCGAGGGTAAATAAGAACAGTTTACCTTGAGTTGTCTGAATATATGACGCATACAATCCCTTCTGGCAAGAACTCAGCACGGAGATGGCACTTTGCGCTAACACAGCAAGAGCGTCATTCACCAGGCATTTTCTAGCCCTCATCTTATTTCAGCAATAGCGAAATGCAAATAGAATCGTATAGTTAGGCTGTGGGTCATGCTACATAAACACAAGTGGTACAAGTTAATCAAATTACCcctccccccactacggcatacTTCATATATGAGATCGTGCATTGACTCGTAACATTCGAGAAATCAGCTAACGGTGCTACATGGTGACGTCAGTGGCATGGCAACGCTTCCTTTGCTGGGCTACTCCCCGAAGTGCAGACACTTCTTCTCCTACCATCTTTAAAATCATGCAGAGATACCAAGCGCTATGGTAGTTGCTATAAGCGAAGCTGTGGTGAGCCATCAAGTCTAAACGGCGTAGCAGCTCGACAAGAGACTCGCAACAGTTCATTTACGAACGCACCAGGCGACCATCTTACCAGGCGGCCAGGAAGA is a window from the Dermacentor albipictus isolate Rhodes 1998 colony chromosome 6, USDA_Dalb.pri_finalv2, whole genome shotgun sequence genome containing:
- the LOC135920731 gene encoding uncharacterized protein is translated as MLKKKTKQLAADLNRLDGEAEPDMIALTGSSACVSSWIEQDIQETSCSTEPMFPGAPKKHKVKEPKLEQPQRQRGRRSLSPSSVAEVPEGLRHCVLNIHSPAPKGRRQQWYAMWFVQVSVVVVALMVATSIALVFTLRDADVQDEEGGRHLEDYGSYSIADGKKTFDPAINERHSAHDQGQGPRTDGRKNVHEAEPAIPVVGSPPTGSIESGGSSTSPIEDIVPSSPASAAVIWLEGGGFVRVRAQALTWPPPDGASELDGGRRRPRASAGEKGRSAVARGADDFSSSALGEGKEDTSRARSGRSLKRLDRKAIAKKKELMELLRN